The sequence GCGAGTGTCAGTGCTGTCCCCATTAATCCCTACCCAGGCACTTTCCCAGGTGCTGGTCTCAGTCCCATATCCGCATTGCTCATCCACAGATGTCCACTCAGATTAGGTTTCATCCTGGACCAGTCATCCTAAAGGAATACCCTGAGCTAGATGAACTATCAATCTACCCACTCTCCCTTGTTGGGGGGAAGCTGAGGTCAAACCAAAGGATGTGTCGTGAGCTCCAGCCACTGCGGAACATTTGCAGCTCCGTCCTCCATGCTCCACTGAACTCCCAGCAGTATGTGGTCATGGCTGTAGGCTGGGCACATCTAACAGACCAAGCCATGCTGTGAGCACTTATCTTTGCCTTCTGGTCATGAACAGCTAATAAATACAGCACATAACAGGACTagatgtaaatgttttaaaaagctgaGACCTTTACACAGACCTGAGTAAACACATCTCTATTTGCTACATTATTTAGGACAGGCCTCACTAACTCAAGCACTACCTGAAGCTACAAGGAAGCTGTGACAAAGCGTCAGGTATTCACGAACTTACCCAACTCAGTAGCTCCATAATCACAGATGAGGACAGCTTTACCGCTAACCTAGATCCAACATAAAAGGACACCCTCAATCAAGTCAAGAAAGCTGATAAATCCCTCCCTGAATACAATAAAATTGGTCAGCAATCGCTACTCAACTCCCACAGCTTCACATATATTCCCCCTTTAGCCTTGTTTCCTTTCCCCTGTAAagctcccattttacaggggatAGGAAACAAGTTCAAAGAGAATTCAACCTTGTTTGAAACTAGCCCACATGCTATATACCAGACTATAACACTGCAAGGCCAGCTTCAGTATTACTTTTCCTCCTTTTACGACCACCAAGACCGGTGTTCAGATCCGATGGGAAAGGGAACCGGAGGGCAAGCTGTCAACATCAACATTACCTTAAAGCACAGCCCGGGAAACATGCTGGTCTCTTCGCTATCAGATACTGCCGGGAAACTCAGGGGCAACCTGCAGAACAAAAGCTTAGTGTGAAAGCTCTAAACCAAGAAGTTGACCCAACACGCCCATTTACACGGAAATTGATGGCAAACACCTGGATTCAGGTGGAAGGCTAACGCCAGGTCCTGAAACATTATAGGAAAGGCGAGTGGCAGCTGCAGGTATTGTGCTGACCTGAGCTGTCAAAGTCTCTCCAGGTTGCTCTCGCATGCAGTTGGAGATCCCATGGCCACAAGCAGCCACAGCCCTTGGAAACATGCTGTTCTGTCCCCACTATCCCTACAGCTCCCAAAGTAGGTCTCCAAAACAAACCTACCCAGGTGTCCCGAGATTGTTCTGTCTCATCACTGTCATGACCTCTGGAGTCCTCACTCCCCAAGAAAATCAACTTCAGTCATCCTGGAATCTTCATCGGGCACAACTAAAATGAGAACACGATTATCTTGAACAATCTCATTGTTCCCGTCATTTGGTCCTCTGGTCTGACTGGCCTCTGGTCCTGATACTGATGCCTTAAGCTTTTCAGGTAAGTGACCCAGTGCGTTGCTATATGTGTCACATGCCACTGATTTCCCCTGTACGCATGTCCAATCCACTCCCAACTACCTTTCCCTGTTGGTTCTTGGCCTGGGCAAAGTACTTCCCAAAAGCCTTATTCTGGGTAACCGTATGCGTAAGACCCCACCTTTCTGCTAGCGTGGAAACAGACAATTCTAATACAGGTTTCTGGCTATCCCCGAGAAATGGCAGGGACAATGAAACTGTATTTTCCCAAAATGTTGCAGATCAGTTACAACAAACGGAACGGCGACCGTCAAGGAAAACTGTCACTCTGGGCTCCTTTTTGACCACAGCAGCTATGTGGAAGCAGCTGCAGCTTCGATAAGGGCCACGGGGCAATTCGGGTCACAGGCAGCCACAAACCCAAATTGCTGTTCAGCCACCTGACTCATCTAAATCCTGTGCATCGTTCCTGCCTATTGAAATACATTTACCCAGACACTCTGGTGACTGAAAAAGAGTCATCCTGTAGGTCCCAACCACCGCTAAGTTGTGATGCAAAAACGGGTCTGAATAACCAAAACCTGTCCTCTTGAAAACCTTGTCCTTATATCCACCACGGTGACCCCCAGAAAACTCGAGCgcagtcacttgcccaaggccacccagctgaTAACCGTGACAGGCGGACTCAACCCGGAGGTCCTCATGGCACCAGCACGCGCCCCCTCCCCAAACTAAGCCACTTCGGGCCCAAGGCTTCATCCCCGCGGCCCCAGGCGCTCGTTCGTGCGCCCGCCCGCGTTACTCACCCGTCATGCCCGAGCCTAGGCTGGAGGAGGGCGcggcccccggcccccagcccccgTCACAGCACGTGCGGCCGACGCGGCTTCCCGGACCTGGGCCTCACCGGGCGGCAAGGACCGGCTCCTCCAAGCCGCGGTCAACATCGCGCCGCCTCTGGGAGCAGCCCGGGGAGTGCGGGCGGCGGCCTCCAGGCCGAGGAGGAAGGGCGCAGACGGCAGGAGGCCGGGCTGCCTGTCCAGAGCGCAGCCGACACTGCCATGGCGGGCAGAAAGGACGGGATGCGCGGGGAGGAGGCTTATATAGGCCGTCCCGGCGGCCGCGCGCGTGGCGCTGCACCCTGGGAGTTGTAGTTCCAGGGGCCTCCGGCGCCCGCGGCGCGTCACCGCCAGCCCTGCGCGCGTGCCCGGAGGAGGCGCCTTCGCTTCTCGGTACCCGGCGCTGGGCTCACAGGGAGGCGGCAGACCCGCGGTGCCCTCTGCAGTTCAGTCCCTGGGATGATTTTCAAAGTCGGGAAATTAACCCTCTGAGCTGGGAAAGGGCTCAGCCCGGAGCGCGGTGGGGAAGCGGGCGAGCAGCGACTGAGCGGGTTCCGGGAGGGCTCAGATGATCATCTTAGTCAAGCCTTGTCTCTTCCACTAATGTATGAATTACTGAGCGCTTACTATTTAAACTGTGCTCAATTATGTCGTCTACTTTTCATAATAACTCTGAGTATAGGTATCTTAATTATgcccttttacagataagaaaactgaggaatGGACCACATAGCTGGCAAGCGAGCTTAAGTACTGGATATCCAGAGTCCACCCCTGAGTCCACATTCATGGTGCTATGTTTTGTccatggaatgaatgaataaacatcaatataaaaatcttccccggccgggcgtggtagctcactaatcctagcactctgggaggcccaggcaggaggatcgattgacctcaggagttcgagagaccagcctgagcaaaatcgagaccccgtctctactaaaaaaatagaaaaaactagctggacaactaaagaatagaaaaaaattagctaggcatggtggtgcgcacctgtagtcccagctactcaggaggctgaggcaggaggattgcttgagcccaggagtttgaggttgctgtgagctaggctgacaccagggcactctagcccaggtgacagagtgaggctctgtctcaaaaaaaaaaaaaaaaccacaggaatttttgtcttttttcccctactgCTGTATAAGTGCCTGGTATATAAAAGATGGCCAGCACTTATTGAAATAATTACTaagtaaatgagtgaataaaacttggccaaggtcacatacTAGTGAGTGGCAGTTGAAACTACAACGCAGATCTGTTCTAACGCAAATGTGCATCACCTCAACTGCTGTGTTACACAGTTCCTCCAGGAAGACCCTGCAAAGCGGGTACCATGATTTGCCTCACTTAGCAGAAGAGGAAGCAAGGTTCAGGGACGAGAAATAACTTGCCCCTGGGGTCACACAGAGAGTCCATGGCAAAGGTCAGCTGACATCTGGATTCAAGTGCGGGGAGCAGTCAGAGGCAGACACATGACACCAGCCCACAGCAGGAGCAtgtgggagaaggaggaagtTCAGGAAGCCAGATGCTGACAGTGCACTGCCCACAGGGGCTGACCAGAAAGGCTTCAAGGAGAGCTGGGTTCAAACTCCACCTCCAGCTGTTTCATGCCTCTCTGCCTTTGCCCAGTGGCCCTGCCTGCAGTACCTGTCTTTGACCTTCCCAGATCCCACTCATCACTAGAGACTCAGCATCACCTCCTCTGAAAGGTCTTTTTTGACCCTTTGGCACCCTGAACCCAGCTCTATTGTGGTATTTGGCTGAATGAACAGAGGGATGAATGCTTAGCACTTACccacttcatttattcatccaaccataaatacttactgagttcCTACTCCATGCCAAGCACTGAGTTAAGCACTGAGGGTACAACCACCAGTCCCTGCCTGCAAGGGGCTTGCAGCCTAGGAGACAGCAGAAGTCACAGGTGGACAAAAGTGCATGTGACCTCATCTGGCCAGTCAATGTGGGGCTTCCCAAGCACAGGGATCCACACTGAGGCCCGAAGTAGGGTTAGTTAGTCCTTGGAAGAGCAGAGAAGGAGTGTTcctggcagaggggctggggagaggaaaggTGTTCAGCATGGCTGGAATTCATAGCACCAGTGGAAGAGAAGGAGCTGAGGGCATCCGCAGGGGCCAGATGCAAAAGGTGAACAGAGTGAGGTGGGAGAACATTCTGATGCAGGGATCCCTGGGACAGGATCTCTTGGCGTGGCAAGTGCTGGCAGGGGAAGACCCTCCCCCAACACATACCCCCTTTCTGAGGCTCCTCCTGGTTCCCAGGTCCTCGGATTCCTCTCTCTTCTACTCCTGGAGACTTGGGCCCTTTCAGGCTCTTCCGTGCAGGTGACCAATGGCCAGAAGACGTGATAAAATGgctttccattgatttatttagaATTAACCAGAAGAAACCTGGGCCTTTCCAGATCCCCAACCTGTCCAGCCAAAAACAGAAAGAGCAAACAAGGCTTCAGCCTTGTGTAGCCTTGGCAGCCAGTCTCAGTCCTTGCTGAGTGAcctatttaacttctctgagcctcagttttctcatctgtaaaaacggTAGGAATAACAATACCTATTCACAAGGTTGTTTTAGAAAGACATGATGGTATGATGATTTGCAACAGTGAGGACTTCCCCACCATCGCCAATTTGCCAGAACAAGTTAAACTGGTAAAAGCCACCCGCAGCAGGACAGTGGGATTGCTAAAGGAGTGAACCGATAGGCTAAAGCTGTCTGCAACCAGCCAGGACTCCAGCCTTGATGCCCTGGGTTTCCAGAAGGCCAGCCTGGAAAGCGTGGAATGGCCCTTGGAAGCGTATGTGCCTGCCTGCCCCTGGCCTCTAACCCAAGCAAGACCCAACTACAGTGTCCTGGTTCTCATGGGACCTGCCTTGGGGTCCCCTTTTGTGGCATCAGAGGAGTAATGAAGGGTGAGACAAACCTGGATGTGAGTCCAGCTCTGTGTGACCCAGGACAAGCCATGCCGCTGAGCCTCAGTGCCCTCGGCTCTAAAATGGGCACACTGTGGCCCTATCAAGGGGTTGCTGCCCACAAATCGTAAAGAACTGATCATCTGGCCTGATAAATGTTAGTTGTCTGGTCTGCAGGTCAACTGCCCTCCCTCTAGAATTGCAGTTGTCTGTGTCTGTCCTGCCTCCTCAACCAGGCTGTGTCCAAGTCCCTTCTGGGGCCCTGGCGCCCAACACAGACAGGCATGGAGGAAGCAGTGGGGGCTGTTGAACGTTGAACCTGAACATTGAACCAGAGGCCCCTGGCAGGGCTAATGGGGCTCTAGGAAAGGGGCAGCTGGGCGGGGAGGGAGCACCTATAACCACCCACTTTCCAGCAGCAGGGGCCCGACAGGGAAgcaatgggggtgggggtggagctggagagtaaatgaatgaagtgaATGTTCTAGCACTTAGTCCCTTAGGTCAGCCCACTCTAGGGTTCTCCTCCCCACATTGTCTAGGTTAATCCTTTTATCCGGTGAAGTAGgggttattattatccccattttacacaggaGAAGGTTGAGGTTCAGAGACCGTGACGTGCCCAGGTGTTTCCGCTCGGTCGGACTCCCTCGAGTCTGGTCCCCCTTGTGCTGGAAAAGTCCCAggctcccccgccccccgtcctCCCTGCCGGTGCCTGCAGGCTGGAGCAGGGGCGGCGCCGGCCTTCGGGGAGGGCCCGGGGTCGGGGGAGGGCCGGACAGGGCAGGGCCGGCCGGACAAACAGCCGCAGGGCCGCGGCGGGGGACATGGAGGCCGGGGGCTGCCGCTACCAGTTTCGGATCGCGCTGCTGGGGGACGCGGCGGTGGGCAAGACGTCGCTGCTGCGGCGCTACGTGGCGGGCGCGCCGGGGGCCCCggagcccgagcccgagcccgacCCTGAGCCCACGGTGGGCGTCGAGGTCTACCGCCGCGCGCTGCAGCTACGGGCCGGGCCGCGCGTCAAACTGCAGCTCTGGGACACCGCGGGCCAGGAGCGCTTCAGGTGCGGGCCGGCTGGGGTGCGGTGGGGTGGGAGGCGGCTCGTGGGAGGGGCCCCCAGACGTGCCAACCTCAGCGGTCAAGTAGAGGTCTGGGGTCCCCGCGGCTGGGTCCCGGTCCGCTGGGCCAGACCCTACCTCATGGGGTCGCTCATCCTACAATATTGCGGGGTGGGCCAAGCCCCAGAGGAACATTCagtcctggggggaggggaattgCACCCCGACATTGAACTCTGGACCTGGGTGCTGAGACAGGCCACGGAGCACAGACGGGCAGTGTCAAGGAGTTGTCAAAGGAAGAGAGGTTTGTGTTGGCCACGAAGGATCAGTGGGAGTTTGCAGGGGAGAGAACGGAGAAGCAAAGTCCTGAAGGCAGGAACCCTCATGGGAGTGGAGGGACAGTCTGAAGAGTCTGAGAATCACACTTGCTTCCTAACTGGGAGCACCCAGTCTCTTGGGAGAACCACAGACACCCAGATAGAAGCACCCGGCAGTGTGCAATGTGCTATTATGGGGTGTGAGGCGTTCTGTGGTTCCCAGCCGGGAGGAGGTCCTGACTCGGAGGGTGTCTTGAAGAAATAAGCCTCTCCCAatgtccctccccacctccccaggtgCATCACCAGGTCCTTTTACCAGAATGTGGTGGGTGTCCTGCTGGTCTTTGATGTGACAAACAGGAAGTCCTTTGAACACATCCAAGACTGGCACCAGGAAGTCATGGCCACTCAAGGCCCTGACAAGGCGATTTTCCTGCTGGTTGGCCACAAGAGTGACCTGCAGACCACCCGTTGTGTCTCggcccaggaggcagaggagctGGCCACCTCCCTGGGCATGGCCTTCATGGAGACCTCAGCCAAATCCAACAGCAATGTGGACCTGGCCTTTGACACCCTTGCCAATGCTATCCAGCAGGCCCTGCATCAGGGGGACATCAAGCTGGAAGAGCACTGGGGGGGTGTCCGGCTCATCCACAAGACTCACACCTCCAGGTCCCCCAGCAAGCAGCAGCACCCGGGCCCATGCCAGTGTTAAAGGTTAAAGCAGTGCCAACTTCAGACCTGCTGGTGGGAGGGGGAGTGTGTCTCCCTGGAGGACAGAAGACAGAATAAAAGTATCCTGACACAGTCATGCCTCCTGGATTTTGGGGTCTTGGCTCAGCCCCTTTCTATAGAAATGTCTTAGAGGCCAAGTGTGCAACTTCCTGTCCTTGAGCCTTAGTTACTCATCTGTGCATGGGGCTCATAAAAGATCCCCCCTCACAGGGAGGTTGTGGTCATGAATGAGATAAAGGACAAGAGGTGCTCACCCAAAGCTGCCCCACTgtgaactgaatgacaaaagcTGCCATCCCCACTTTCTCCTGTCTTGGCTGCGATGAGGCCACTCTGGCGGCATTCCTGGGCCGGGCTGGGACGCTGAGATGCGTCCGGACGCTGCAGCACAGGCAAGGACAGGTGCGGGGGATTCCCATGTGAGCCTGGCTTGGGGCCTCCTTAGGTCCTCAGGCTGGGCTGAGTCTGGGCATGGGATTAAGGTGTGGTGTCAAACCCAGGGCTGTCGCCAATGTCCCCACCCCGAGGCCAGGGGCTGAATCTGGAtctggaaggcagggaggaaTGTAAATGAGCAGCAACTATGTTGGACACAGTGGACACTATGGTGAGCCACCAGTATCCCCCTTCTGCGCCGAGGAACCCATCAACCCTCCCCCAGCTGCAAGGAGTCCTGCTGGATGGTGGACGTCACCCCTCTGGGAACTGCCTACCCCTCAGGGGCAGCCCACATCCAATATCCACCTATTGGGAGAATTTCAAGGCCTTCCCCAACTCTGGACAACTCTGAAGGTCAGCCCAGATTCATCACTCTGTACGGGCTTCACTGAGGACATTGTTGTGACAACATCACAGCCAagctctccctctgccccatcctgcttcctccccttccttccccaaccATGTATCCATCTCAAGAATACCACCTCATAAACGTCCGCACACTAATCTCCATCTCAGAATACGTCCCCTGGGGAACCCAGCTGGGCAGGGAACGTCCTGGGGGCGATTAGGGAAGGTTTCTGGAGGAGATGGTGTTTATGGTGGGCAGAGTCTCAGCAGGTATAGAGGGTGTATGTCTTGGGGGGTATCATCGTGCCAGTGGGCATGGATAGGGCAATTGCCACAGCAAAAAGCACAACCACTTAACTCactttgtgaccttgggccagttactCCACCTcctgaagcctcagtttccccttcagGAACATGTAACTGATAATCCCGCCTTCCTAGGGTTCTTGGGAGGTTTTCAATCAGAGTGAGTTTCTTAGCTTCCTCCCCATGGAGTTGGATTAGGACGAGTCTCCCTATGCACCTGGCCTTgcctcctctttttaaaaaaaccaccTCATTCGTCCTCGGGACAATAGGAGGTCAGCGCAATTATCCTCATTTCAGGGATAGGAAACCTGGGGCCAAGAGAGGGAAATTATTTGCTTTAGGGCATATTTTCATTCCTTCATCaaacttttttaaatgagcatCTACCCTGTTCTAGTCTCTGAGGATACAGCTATGAACATGACAGAAAAGCCCTCCTGGGGCTGACAGTCTACGGGAAGAGTGAATGAACCAGGTAAATAAATGAGCTCAATGATTCCCAGTTGTGGGGCACGCTCTGGAAACCACAGATCAGGGTGCTGGGGGCTCCTTTAGAGTAGGTGGTCAGCGAGAGCCTCTCTGAGATGACCCTGAACTGAGACCTGGAGGGAAAGAGAAGCCAAAAGCAGAGCAGAGATCTGGACGGAAGGAACAGTAACTGTAGCCAGCATCTGACTGGCACTTCTTACGTACCAGGGGGTTTATATGTGTTCACTCAGTCCTCACAATAAGCATGGAAAGCAGgtaatatcatttcattttaccagtgaggagacaggcccagagaggttaagtgacttgcctaaagtcTCACACCCAGTAAGTAGAGGAGAGGGACTAGCAAGAGCAACAGCCCTGAGGCAAGAAAGGCCCAGGCTGTCTGTAGAAATTCACAGATCTGCATGGCTGCAATGGCGGGAAGAAGCAGGTAATGACCCTCAACTCGGTCTGCAGtttctggcctcccagagtttcCCGGTTCAGGAGCACAGGCCTAAACGGAAGCTTGTTTGGGAGACAAGCGCTGGCCCAGGGGAAGCTGCCAGGTGTTGGAAACAAGTCCCCAAAACTCtagggggagagaggaaagggaactgACCCCCTCCTCTCTCAAAGTGCTGGCCAAAGGAGTTGGAGAACCAGTCCCCAGAAGCCCTGGCCCCCCCAGGGCAAGGCCCACCACCCAGGAAGAGACAATACCCATTGTCCCCGCTGCCCCCCCCAGAGTGTGCAGCAGGCTGGAATCACACATCTAACTCTCTCAGCCTGTTTCCCAAatgtaagatggggataatagtaGATTCTGTCACACACGGTTGTGAGATTAAGTGGCATGCTACATGAGCTCCTACCACACACACGGGCTCATGCACCGTAAGCTGTTCCTGTTGCCAGGGGCTTATTCCTAACCCACAGCAACCCAGTGAGGCCAGCTGATCTTGTCCGTGTCACAGATCGGGACCTCAAGTCCAGCGCAGGGAAACTGATGTGCCTGAACTGGTGAAGCCGGGCAGCTCCGCACCGGTAACCTTGTCTCCACTGCCTCAGGCCGGCCTCGGGGAGGGTTGTGCCTCAAGCCTCAGGGCTCTGATCCCACCGCAACACGCCCCCTCAGTGTGGCAGATCCTCTCGAGACTGTGGGTGGCTTTGACGGGTGTGTGCCTGCCCAAGCAGGgaggcagcccagcccagcccccgggCTAGAGGAAAGGCCAAGAACACCAGCAGAGAGGGGGGAGTCAGAGGGCTGGGCCACCTGGAGACTGGAGCTTCACTTGCACAGCTGTTCAGAATCTGGCCTTCTCTCCTTGGAGCAGGACCTGTGCTCATTTGCCATTGCTGTCACAGTTCAGGGCCCCTGGCCTCTAGTCTAGATGGTGACACTCCTCTTGAGGCTCTCCTGTGATTCAGCATCCACATCACCCCAGAGGAATCTTTTTAAAGTAGAGATTTGGGCCTGTGCagtgggagttcaagaccatcctgagcaagagtgagaccccttctctacaaaagaaatagaaaaattagtcgtgcatggtggtgcacacgtgtagtcccagctactccaggaggctgaggcaagaggatcgcctgagcccaggcattcgaagctgcagtgagctacgatcaggCCACTATACTATAGCCCAGGttacagagaaagaccctgtttcaaaaaaaaaaagaaaaaaaggacagattGGACCTGGCTACTCCCCTGCTAGAATCCCCTCCCCCGCGCCCCCCCCCACCGGCTCCCCATCACCTAGCAGTGGTCTCCAAacttttggcaccaggaaccggtttcatggaagacagttttttcacggacagggggcagggagggtttgggatgattcaagcgcatgacatttattgtgtactttatttctattattattacattgtaatacataataaaataattatacaactcaccgtaATGCAGAATCAGTCGGAGCCCTGAGCTTGCTGTCCTGtaactagacagtcccatctgggggtgatgggagacagtgactgatctaacaggggcagagctcaggcagtgatgcaagtgatggggagcagctgtaaatacagatgaagcttcgcttgctcgcCCACCTCCCTCGCGCCCCCCACTACTACTGTGCGGTCCggttcctgacaggccacagactggtaccagtctgccccacagcctgggagttggggaccacaggcctacaggataaaatccaaaccctTCACTCTTGTCCAAGCTCTTCCTTACCTGGAGCATCACCTCCCACCCACCTTGCCCAGCCAAATTCTGAACCACTTGCAGCTCTAGGTTTTGCACATTGCTGTTTCCTGTGCCAGGACAGTCCCagctctctctgctcttcctggGTTATGTGATCTGCCTGCAACACTCAGGTAAATATCACCTCCCTTTAACAACCACATTATCCCAGCTGCCAAAGATAGGGCGGGCTTTGCAGGGATTGGATCCCAGCTCCTCTGTGTACTAACTGTAGGACCCTGAGCAACTCACttcatctctctaagcctcagtggactcatctgtaaaatggggataataatacctctcagggtttttgtatttttttttgtttgtttttattgagacaaagtctcactctgtcacccaggctggagtgcagcggtctgatcatagctcactgcagccttgaatgcctggactcaggtgatcctcctgtctcagcctcccaagtagctgggactaccggtgcatgccaccacacccagctaattttattttttgtagagatagggtcttaccatgttgccc is a genomic window of Eulemur rufifrons isolate Redbay chromosome 8, OSU_ERuf_1, whole genome shotgun sequence containing:
- the LOC138389295 gene encoding putative uncharacterized protein SNHG12, producing the protein MTVMRQNNLGTPGLPLSFPAVSDSEETSMFPGLCFKVSGKAVLICDYGATELGDLLWEEAKTTGYFRWKLNSKHRTFFFFG
- the RAB42 gene encoding ras-related protein Rab-42; translation: MEAGGCRYQFRIALLGDAAVGKTSLLRRYVAGAPGAPEPEPEPDPEPTVGVEVYRRALQLRAGPRVKLQLWDTAGQERFRCITRSFYQNVVGVLLVFDVTNRKSFEHIQDWHQEVMATQGPDKAIFLLVGHKSDLQTTRCVSAQEAEELATSLGMAFMETSAKSNSNVDLAFDTLANAIQQALHQGDIKLEEHWGGVRLIHKTHTSRSPSKQQHPGPCQC